The Candidatus Woesearchaeota archaeon genome window below encodes:
- a CDS encoding carbohydrate kinase family protein, with product MFDVITVGSAVIDIFALTDVRVIHNYISFPLGTKMLIQQTSLSTGGGATNTAVALSRLGLKTGCISKIGCDYNGHFLCDELKKEKVTYIASTCDGTTAYSIILSSTHARDRTILTHKGITNELSFSEVPKNKLRTRWFYFCTLLNSAYTALEQLAIYAEKNKIKIAFNPTTYLVKKGPKYLQKILSKTNMLFLNREEAVLLTNTLTRNKSMPHLLKACYKLVPHIVIITDGNKGAYCYDGRYVYSIPATKVRVVETTGAGDAFTSTFLAGFIKTKNIEKSLKLALVNAQSVLQYHGAKNKLLLWEEALQESKKIKYKVKKQRLSL from the coding sequence ATGTTTGATGTAATTACTGTGGGAAGTGCTGTTATTGATATTTTTGCTTTAACAGATGTTCGAGTAATACATAATTATATCTCTTTCCCTCTTGGAACAAAAATGCTTATTCAACAAACATCTCTCTCAACTGGAGGTGGAGCGACAAATACCGCAGTTGCTTTAAGCAGGCTTGGATTAAAAACTGGATGCATCTCTAAGATCGGTTGTGATTACAACGGTCATTTTCTTTGCGATGAATTAAAAAAAGAGAAGGTAACTTATATTGCGAGCACATGCGATGGAACAACTGCTTATTCCATAATCCTTTCGAGCACCCATGCCCGTGATAGAACTATTTTAACGCATAAAGGAATAACAAATGAATTATCTTTTTCAGAAGTCCCAAAAAATAAACTAAGGACAAGATGGTTTTACTTCTGCACTTTACTTAATTCTGCGTATACCGCCTTAGAGCAATTAGCGATTTATGCAGAAAAAAATAAGATTAAAATTGCTTTTAATCCAACAACATATCTTGTAAAAAAAGGTCCGAAATATCTCCAAAAAATTTTATCTAAAACTAACATGTTATTTCTTAATCGAGAAGAAGCAGTATTATTAACAAATACCTTAACGAGAAATAAATCGATGCCCCATCTTCTCAAAGCTTGTTACAAACTTGTTCCTCATATTGTTATTATTACTGATGGAAACAAGGGCGCATATTGTTATGATGGCAGGTATGTTTATAGTATACCAGCAACAAAGGTAAGAGTAGTTGAAACAACAGGGGCAGGAGATGCGTTTACTTCAACCTTTTTAGCAGGTTTTATTAAAACAAAGAATATTGAAAAAAGTTTAAAATTAGCTCTTGTTAATGCACAATCCGTCTTGCAATACCATGGCGCTAAAAATAAATTATTACTCTGGGAAGAAGCTTTGCAAGAAAGCAAAAAGATAAAATACAAGGTTAAAAAACAGAGGCTATCTTTATGA